The Agaribacterium sp. ZY112 genome includes the window TTAAAAAGGTGAAAAAGTCGATAATGCCCTCTTGCCAAACCATAAGAGTGGTAATGTCCCCGAAAGGGCTAAAGGCCCCTCCTGCATTGGCAGCAACAACGATATTAATACAGGCCAAACCGATAAAGTCTGGCTGCTCGCGACCTACCGCCATCACTACCGCACACATAATTAAAGCGGTGGTTAAATTATCAGCCAGTGGCGAAATCAAAAACGCCATAAAGCCCGTCACCCAAAACAGGGCTCTATAACTCATACCAAGCTGAATTAAATAATCACGCAACCAGTCGAATACTCGTCGTTCGAGCATGGCATTAATGTAAGTCATAGCTACCAAGAGAAAAAAGAACAGCTCTGCGTATTCAAGAAAGTTATGTCTAAGCGCAGCATGCACTTGTGCCTCGCTTCCTGTACCACGACTCGCCACGGCAATTAATAGCCAGATTAGGCCTGCCGCCAGTAAGACGGGTTTCGACTTCCTTAAGTGCAGTTGCTCCTCAAACACGACACAGATATAAGCCACGGCAAAAATGAGCAAAGCGCTATAACCCACCCACGAAGAGCTGAGTGAATGACTTTGCAACTCAGAACTTTCTGCCAATGCAAGGCTAGAGCTAAAACAAAATACAAGCCCTATGCAAAAGAGAAAGAAACGAAAAACGATCATAAGCACCACGTCCTTGCGTGATTCAAGCAAAAGTCGTTTGCAAGACAAACGATCTCTACTAAGTGTAGACATAGCACTAGAGTAGGGCCCACATCATGCCTTATACTTTGCCGCGTTTATCGCCTCATCCCTTGTTTAGGAAAAACACTCATGCCTTTAAACACCCGTTTTTTAATAGTACTTAGCGCACTGGTGTTGAGCTTTGGCGCTCAAGCCAACAATCGCCAAATGAACATTATGGACTTTAGTCTTTATATACCTTGGGACTACAGCAAAGACCTTAATACTAAGAATGGCAGTAGCGCTGAAATTGAAGGCAATCATGGCTTTGGTTTAGGCATGGGTTATAGCTGGAGCGATAGCATCAGCACACGCTTTGACCTGCAATGGAACCACCGAGATTACAGTGGTATTCAGGTCTCTGATGGCCCACTTAAAATAGAACAGCCTTATCGAAGTCGCTTAGACAGTATCCACATGGACCTTGGCGTCGATTGGTATCTTATTAAAAACCGCCCTTGGACACCGTTTTTAAGTGCGAGTGTAGGCTGGAATTTTTATGACTCAAACATTCCAGCAGGCCCAGGTGATTGTTGGTGGGACCCGATTCTTGGCCCCGTGTGTGTGCAGTCGACCTATACCGAAGATACTTGGAGCACAGGCTTAGCTGGCGGTTTGCGCTTTGATATTGGGGATCGTTATTTCACTCGTATTCTATATGGCGAGCGTTTTATCAACATGGACAACATTAATGGCACCACCAACTTCCGTTATAGCCGTGTTGAATTTGGTTGGAGTTACTAAAGCCCAATTAAAGAGCTACGGCTTAAGGGTTTAAGTTCGCTTAAACCCTTATACTCTCCCCTTTTTGCGCCTGCCACCACTGCATCGCCTCTTTCATACTTAAATTCTCGGCAGCCCCTGCCTCGCCCATCAGAGAGCGCAAAACCAAATTGTTTAAACGATGCCCAGATCGACGACCATGGTAACTGGCAATAATATGAGGCCCAGCTAAGGCCATATCGCCAACGGCATCTAGACACTTGTGGCGTACAAATTCATCTTTATAACGCAAACCCTCTTCATTGAGCACTTTGTCCTTACCGACTACCACCGCATTGCTTAGAGAGCCACCGCGCGCAAAACCAAGCTTACGTAAAGCCGCTACATCCTCCTCAAAACCAAAGGCCCTTGCTCCTGCCAGCTTGTGTTCAAATAAACGCCCCGCAACAGTCACTTGTTTACTTTGACAGCCTATCGCAGCATGCTCAAAATCAATATCCACCCTCACTCGCGGTAAAGCTGAAGGGATTAAACTCACACTAGACTTTCCATCTGCGACAAAAACAGGTTTTTGCACAAGCAGAGCTCGGCGCTGAGCGCTCTGTTTAACAAGACCAACCTGACGTATCTGGCGAACAAAAGGCAAAGCACTGCCATCCAGTATCGGTACTTCAGGGCCATCTAGAGTGATATAAGCATTGTCGATCCCACAGCCACGCAAAGCTGCCAGTAGATGCTCAATCGTACTTACCCTAACACCCATTTTATTCATAATGGTGGTCGACAAATTTGTCTCACCAACATTGTACCAACGTGCAGCAATTTCAGGGTTACCATGTAGAACATCTCGACGCCGGAAAATATAACCACTGTTTTCATCTCCAGGCTGCACTGTCATCGCCACCTTTAAGCCAGTGTGTAGCCCGCGCCCTAGACAATGAAAGGAGTCTGCTAGGGTGTGTTGATAAAAACTTAATCCGGTATCGAAATAGCTCTGGTGCATGTGTCTCTCCACTTTTTTATTACACTCAGACTACCTTTGTAGACAGTTTTTACTTGTTCAAATACGACAGCAGCTTGACCCATACGCCTGATTAGCGACAATGGCCTTCTTGATCAAGGTGGAGCAAGGACTATGCAGCCCAGCACAATCTCATCGTGGGCCCTGCTTGTGTGGCAGGAACTGAAGGAACGTGGAATCAACCCTAAACCTATTTTTGAAGAGTTAGAGTTAGACCCATCTCGGCTTAGTGAAAATATGGCGCGCTATAAAATGGAGAAGATGACCAAACTCTGGCAGCGCTCACTAGAGTTAACAGAGGATCCACTGTTTGGCATCAAAGTTGGAGAGCGCTGGAGCCCAACCACGTTTCACGCCCTAGGTTTTGCATGGCTAGCCTCGAGCCATCTCTACGACGCATTTCAACGCTTTAGCCGTTATAGCCGTTTATTAAACGACGCCTTAGAGATTCAAGTTTATAAAGACAGTGGTGATTATCGTTTTAGCTTTGGCTGGATAGATGCGAGTCAACGCTGCGATGTACATTATTTAGCAGGAGAGGCATCCATGATGGCCTGCTTAAAGATGTGCAGGATGTTATTAGGTGATGAGTTTACTCCAATCGAGGTCAATACCCGCTTAAAACGCTCCGAGGCAACAAGCGAACTAGAAAACCGTTTTGCCACCACTGTGCATTGCAATGCCGAACAGAGTAATTGGTTGATCAGCCACTTCGACATGCATAAAAGCCTCGCTTCTGGTAATGAAGAGCTGGCCATGATGAATGAAAACGTGGCCTTAAAATACCTCAGTACTTTAGACAAAACGCAGGTGCTACCGGCCCTGCAACATGCCTTGCTTGAAGCCCTGCCTTCAGGGGAAGTCAGTGAGCACCATATTGCAGAGAAACTACATATGAGCTCTCGCACCTTACAACGTAAGCTTGAGGCCGAACAGCTAACCTTCTCATCGGTATTAAATGAGTTACGCAAGAGTATGAGCCGACACTACATCGAGAACAGTCACTTGAGCTTGACCGAAATAACATACCTGCTCGGCTTTTCAGAACAAGCTAGCTTTACCCGGGCCTTTAAACGCTGGTATGGGCAGGCCCCAAGCAAATATCAAAAAGAGTGCAAACAAAGCGCCTAATGAAGAACCTTGTTGTAAGTATTTGCCTATTCGGCAGCATAGCTTTGTTTAACCCCCTTAGTTTCGCCGATACCTTAGTCACCAATTTAGATGAAGACATAGAAGAAGAGCAAAATCATAAGAGCTGGTTAGCAGCGCCCGGTATTTATTATTCAGAATATCTCGATGTTGCTATAGGCGCAGGGGCTTATTTCAAAGGTTTTCGACAAGAACAAGAAAGCTTTTTTGTTTCCGCCTACACCAGCCAAAGTGGGTCACGTGGCCTATGGCTATACAGCTACCAAACCCAGCTATTAGATCGCTTATTTGTCGACAGTAGCTATCACTGGGGCTGGCGCCACGATGTTAAAACATTCCGTCAAGGCAACCCTAACTTTAGTGATGAAGTTGCAGGCAGTAACGACAGCAGTGATGATAATTTTATTGAATCAACCGGTGAAGATACTTATTTAAATTTTAAATTTTATTATGTGCTTCCTTGGGGGGACGGGGAAGAAGGAGGCATCCACGACTATAAAGTCTCTAAAGGCCGCCTAGTCGAGGCAACCGCCAGTGGCGGCCGTCTGTTTAACCCTCAACTCTCAGGGCGCTTTTTTATTGGTAGCGAACTCTTTGCCCAACGACAATTATTTAGCGATAAATACGACATTGGTTACGATGGCCATACCACCGGCGCAAGAATATTTGCGCAATACGACAATAGAGATTGGCGCGATGAACCCAGTAAAGGCTCTAATCATATTCTTACTTTTAGCCGTGACGCAGGTATCTTAGATAGCACCAGCACGTGGTCAAAAGTAGAGCTCGACATGACAAAATATTGGAGCTTAGGATCTAGCAACTGGGCGAAAAACCGCGTTCTTGCTTTTAATTTTTATA containing:
- a CDS encoding outer membrane beta-barrel protein, whose translation is MPLNTRFLIVLSALVLSFGAQANNRQMNIMDFSLYIPWDYSKDLNTKNGSSAEIEGNHGFGLGMGYSWSDSISTRFDLQWNHRDYSGIQVSDGPLKIEQPYRSRLDSIHMDLGVDWYLIKNRPWTPFLSASVGWNFYDSNIPAGPGDCWWDPILGPVCVQSTYTEDTWSTGLAGGLRFDIGDRYFTRILYGERFINMDNINGTTNFRYSRVEFGWSY
- the lpxC gene encoding UDP-3-O-acyl-N-acetylglucosamine deacetylase; translation: MHQSYFDTGLSFYQHTLADSFHCLGRGLHTGLKVAMTVQPGDENSGYIFRRRDVLHGNPEIAARWYNVGETNLSTTIMNKMGVRVSTIEHLLAALRGCGIDNAYITLDGPEVPILDGSALPFVRQIRQVGLVKQSAQRRALLVQKPVFVADGKSSVSLIPSALPRVRVDIDFEHAAIGCQSKQVTVAGRLFEHKLAGARAFGFEEDVAALRKLGFARGGSLSNAVVVGKDKVLNEEGLRYKDEFVRHKCLDAVGDMALAGPHIIASYHGRRSGHRLNNLVLRSLMGEAGAAENLSMKEAMQWWQAQKGESIRV
- a CDS encoding AraC family transcriptional regulator ligand-binding domain-containing protein; this translates as MQPSTISSWALLVWQELKERGINPKPIFEELELDPSRLSENMARYKMEKMTKLWQRSLELTEDPLFGIKVGERWSPTTFHALGFAWLASSHLYDAFQRFSRYSRLLNDALEIQVYKDSGDYRFSFGWIDASQRCDVHYLAGEASMMACLKMCRMLLGDEFTPIEVNTRLKRSEATSELENRFATTVHCNAEQSNWLISHFDMHKSLASGNEELAMMNENVALKYLSTLDKTQVLPALQHALLEALPSGEVSEHHIAEKLHMSSRTLQRKLEAEQLTFSSVLNELRKSMSRHYIENSHLSLTEITYLLGFSEQASFTRAFKRWYGQAPSKYQKECKQSA
- a CDS encoding BamA/TamA family outer membrane protein, with protein sequence MKNLVVSICLFGSIALFNPLSFADTLVTNLDEDIEEEQNHKSWLAAPGIYYSEYLDVAIGAGAYFKGFRQEQESFFVSAYTSQSGSRGLWLYSYQTQLLDRLFVDSSYHWGWRHDVKTFRQGNPNFSDEVAGSNDSSDDNFIESTGEDTYLNFKFYYVLPWGDGEEGGIHDYKVSKGRLVEATASGGRLFNPQLSGRFFIGSELFAQRQLFSDKYDIGYDGHTTGARIFAQYDNRDWRDEPSKGSNHILTFSRDAGILDSTSTWSKVELDMTKYWSLGSSNWAKNRVLAFNFYTADVPTWGNDERPPEFELPSLGGVDRLRAYPFRRYISRSAIYYGLEHRYTLMTNPINLIPLPDFIPDFDLQVATFAELGRVNDAYDFKELNKDMQWSAGVGLRANLLGSIGRMDIATSDHSWAWYLSAAYPW